A stretch of DNA from Coccidioides posadasii str. Silveira chromosome 4, complete sequence:
ACGATGGCCGAGACGGAGGATAGTCCAATGCCTACACTTGTGCGATGGCCGCCAGAGGCTATGATCACTCCGGTGGAGACCGAGGTTAAAAAGCCTCAACTCTCGGAAGATGACAACGACAGTGCTGTGATACCGTGCAAGTTATGGTTCTTCTCCGTGAGTTTACTCTGCAGTTATTGGCGGTTATGGACTAATATACGATCTGTTTCATTAGGCCTGTCTTCGATTTGACAATATAAACATCCTTGGTTGGAAGATCACCTTCCCTCCTGGCATCTACCCTCCGTATGAACCCTTCACCCAGAAACTTGATATGGATTTATTAACGTGGCATGCGGTAAAAGTGGCCCTCCTCCAATACAGAATCTCAAATTCCCACCTCCAATTGGTTTTCAAGGAGATCTTCCGCCGTGGCCCAAGTTCACGTAAGTGGTTACAAAAGCGCAAACATCCGTTCACACTAACTAACCCACGCTTCAAATACTAGTGTTGGGTCTGACCGTATTCCCACATTCCCTCCAGAGCCAGAGCCTACTAAATGCGAGACCAGGACTGCTTCTTTATGCTCCACCTCCACCTCTTTTGTGGTGTCCACTGTTAGAGGGGCGTTGCAGACCATCTCATCACAGGTGCTTCCTCCCACATGTGCGGAGGTGCGAGGCTGCATTGTGGAAGATTTCACCAAAATAGCAAGCCTAACGACAACACAAGGATGTCGGACTGGGACTGCAACCGACGTAGTTATTACTTGCAGTGGAAGTGAAACGTCAGCTTGCGCTACGCAGACGAAGATCCCTAGGACAGGTTGCTCGGTGACAGCCACGACGACAACAGTGTCATGCACCCCTGCCCCTCCTGGGAAAGGTCGACGACACACTGGTGGCGAAGTTTGCGCGCCGGAGGAACTATACATTGTTTGGCCCCGTGATGGCACCGACGTTGCCGAAACCAGCGCTATTTACAGcgaaatgaagaagctgctaAAGGATGAGGGGAAAATTCGGGCCTCTGATACAAAGACGATGGGGATCAACTTCTGGCGTGTGTTTTCAGAGCCCGGACAGATCCAGAAAATTAGAGAAATACCAAATGTGagataagaaaagaaagagaactGACTGAAATTTCAATCACTAATTGATGCACTGGTAGGTCGTGGGCGTTCACCGAGAATGCACGTCGGACTGTGCGGACCCGCTGGATAACGTACAATCGAAATggagatatcaagataactACCTCGAGATAGAACTTGAAGGCTCCATATTAGGTCGTCAGCAAATGGTTTACCTTTCGCAAAATAAGTTGCCAGAACAAAGGTTCCATAACCACTACTTCTTTGACGTCGAGGCCGGACGGGACATCCCTGTCTTCATCGTGGATACTGGGGCCCAGCTGGATCACCAGGTTTGTGCCTCGATGCCAGCATATATGCACTTTCCCTTCACCTGACAGACTGTCGTAGGAATTCACCGAAGGCGATAATATAGCCAGCAAGACAGAGTTCGTTTTTGTCGAGAAAGACTACGACGGCCAGTACCACCGGGACGATGCAGGCGTACCGCTTAATGGCGTCTGCGAGCCAGGTTACTGTAATCCGCACGGCACTGGGATGCTGGGCATGATAGCCGGTGCGAATCTTGGAGTTGCCAAAAAGGTCAAGCCATGGGTGGTGCGCGTTCCGCGAAAGAATAAAAGAGGAGGTGGCTTCACACCTCAGCATTTCCTAGAAGGGGTAGCCAGAGTCAACGACATGATTTTGGGTGATAGCAAGACCACGCGAGCTATTCTTTCTTTGTCCTGGTCCTACGATTCTGAGAAGTTTATAAAAGGATCAGATGCTTCTACTGATGATTTTGAGACCTGGAGGGTGCGATTTCATGGGATATTAAGGACTTTGATTCAGAAAGGTGTCTTTGTGGTTACAGGCTCGGGAAATAATTACATAGTAAGTCCAAGCGTTACGAGCCTGGTAAGCATACTCTAACTTTCACCGTAGGTCAATGGATGGCCTGCCCTCTTTGGTGCTGAGCCCAGCACATTGAAACCAGAACTGCAAGCAAACTGGCTTCATGTCCCTGAGTTGTTAGTAGTAGGGGCTGTGGATGTGTTTACAGGGGAGAGGTGGTGGAAATCAGCGATTGATGTAGACAAAGGCCTTCCACACATTTATGCACCCGGAAAACATGTTCTAGGCACGCAAGGAAACAAGGGAGAGTGGCGTCGCGATTTCGAGGGAACTTATAAAGTCGAAGTCGGCACTTCAGTTGGTAGGCTGATAACTAAAATGAAAAGGTTTCGGCGTTCGCTGACATTATACACATGTAGCCACCGCGTATGCCGCTGGTCTTGCTGCTTATTTCCTAAGACTTCATCAAGTTGGCCGGCTTGGACCCGACGCCAAAGGAAACGATCCCGATATGAGCCCAGCTGGGCTCAAGAGATACATCATCAACAATGGCTGGTCACGATATCACGAGAAATATGTTGGTGATATTGTGGGGATATGGAACGGCGCGGCTATCCCACGGCTCAAAGAGCAAGGCTACTGTCGCTACAGACCGAAAGACGCTAGAGATCCATTCAAGCTCCGGCGGCGGGGAAGTGATTCTCAGTTAACCGACCTGTGCCTCCCGGGTACATCTAAAACTCAGTCTATCGGCCAGTCGATCAATACCTCGACAAGCAGCCCTACTAACAAATCCACAGCTAAACCGACTGACACCAGGAAGAATAAATCGATTGGAACTGCGATAGCTAAATCTACAGCTAAATCCACATCCAAATCGACGATTAAACCGACAGGAGAGCAAGCAGGAAAGTCGACAAGAAGTACTTCTAGCCGCCATACAACATCAGCAAAACCAACAAATTTCGTTTGCACAGAAGAAACGGCAGATCAGTGTTCTCCGGGCATCATTTGCAACGCTCCTCGGCTTAACGGCTGCATCGATGGAGAATGCGTTTGTATCCTGCCAGACCCACCACCTACAACTTCCCGGACGACCACGCTTACAAGCAAAGCCAAGTCTCCCAAACCAACTGTGGAAAAGAAGCCCAAAGAGCCATTGGCACTTGGCGAACGGCATTGCCACAATAAAAGCCTGTTCGACGGTGACAGCGAAATCAAAGAGCGATACGTCGCTcggttttcttttctgttatGCAAGCACTGCTACGACGACGACGTCGCCTTTCATCCGGGGAAGAAACCCATTACCTTCAACACTCGGGCAAATGGTGCACCTTATTTTGTATCTATCAGCTGGAAAGATGGTTGCGAGATGACTATTGACCGAGTGAAAGTGTTTAGGCCGCTCCAGGAAACAAGCATTGTCGCGGCTAATCGCAACGTAAATTGCTTCGAGTTACTATACAATAACTGGAGAAAGTGTGAGTTTTTGAGAGTTGATACCTCACTTAAGGAGTGAGCTGACTGGATAACCTTAGGTACCGGTAATAAGGGCCGGGGTGGATATATAGACGTAGGGTGTGTACGATATGAGTTGGCCGCGAAAGATAAGTCTTGATTAGGCTTTTAAACTTATGTTAATAAGGGAGGTAATTTCCGGGAgcgtgtacggagtaagaGCAAGGGAAATCCCGGCGTGGTTAATTATGTACGAGAGTGTCTTCGTCTCATCCCGGGAGAAGCGGTTAGTACTAGATATTCATTCTAACTTTCTTCGTTTTTGGGTTGATATGTTGCCTATAAATATCTGACATAGCTTAAAAACAGAAATTTAAATGATATTGGAGAGTAGCATCCGGCTATCTCGTAATAAATTTAACGAAATGATCACCTCCCAAGCTAGTAATTCACCAATTATCGCGGTGTAGACATATAGCGCAACTTTGAATAGAGCGCAGGAGACACTGATTTGATAACGGAATCCCAAACCTACTCAAGCTAAACACCCAACAGCTCTCCCTCGCAACTTATCTTTTTCCCTTGccgcctttctttttcttcccgCCGCCCCCTCCATTTCCTTTCGTAGCGCTCGACGTAACATTTCCAGTTCCCGCTACACCACCAGCCACAACAGAAACATCAAGCATGTCGGCATCTCCGCCCGACACGCCCGATACAGCATGCGACTGGCCCTGTTGGGCTGGTGGTGCGGAAGGGGTGGAGCTAGCAGGGTCCGCTATGGGCGCGCCGGACGCGAGACGTCCGAGTCCGGCGATGAGACGGCTAACTTCCGCGGCTTTGGTGGTGCGGTATTTTAGACATATGCCATTATAGGGGTTGTATGTTTTTAGAGTTAGGGTAGCTGGCTTGGAAACGGGCTGTGAGGAAGAGGTCGTTGAGGTTGTCGCTGTGGCTGTAGTGGGTTTGGATTTGTGGGACGGCTTGGGGTAGGAGTATTTTGTTGTTATCCGGGTCTGGAGGGAGGTTAGAGGTTCGGTGTGTCACCCTGGGGAAGGGAGATGGGGCCCACATACGGTGTGCGGGTATGCTTCGAGGAGGAGGGAGGATTGTTTGAGGAAGTCTTGGGAGGTGGTGAGGTAGGGCATTTCGGCGGAGTGGGTGCGCGAGATGGCGCCCGACCTGGTTTCTGGGACAGGATTTCTATGTTAAGAGTTTGGAGAGTTTGATTTTATGGCGATTGTAGGAAATGAAGCTCGTTCCAGCCAAAACCGGGTGCGCGGTGTATATCGCCAGCGACGTTGGTGATCCCACGCAGTATCAAATATGAGGTGGAAGTGATGTCGGAATTTGCGTTGACGTCGGGAAATGAGATTCGCGCCAAGCACGGCCAAGCTTGGGTCACAAGCTTACCAGTTCTATCGCCAGGTCAGATCCCATCGCCCTGCAAGGTGTCTCACAGAAAAGAAAtgaggtacggagtactgttGACAAAGTGTTGAACTTCCATTTGTATTACGGGCGATTCAAGTGGCTCTGCGAAAATCCTGCACTTCCACATCGGCAAAGTTACTCGCGAGTCGTCGAGCCGCGAGAAACTGAACTGGCCAGGCCTAACACAAGCCAGCGTCGAAGCTCCCATTTGCTGGCAGGCGACGATCCCACTTACTTAGGGTTTCGGGGGCATCCGAACTTCGTCATAGCCCGGATCGACATGGGAATATGTCATTGATAATAAAGGGAGCATCAACAAATCACTAACCGCCCGCTCCTTATTCCATACAGAAGCCTCGAGACCATGATAGCAGCATTATCAGCTTGTCTAGACTAGAACATTCAGCTTTGGCCAACTATGAATACCTTCACGTTACCAGACATCAGTACGCTCCCCGCACTCCGGCATTCGGA
This window harbors:
- a CDS encoding uncharacterized protein (EggNog:ENOG410PVYU~MEROPS:MER0000356), coding for MSRTNIHLGMICCGFGCCPNSSYVCNIDFSCTGPNGEIVMPAENQNFTRQRALTTAPDRRWPHTVANLSSYGGYNATLSSGGLSVGAGNMTLPAITQLSRSRTVGMTSTVGYTTPPGLGGPVVIIVSTKTATLPAVTSSTKLLTLGHTFILTPPAILSSAQAYPTLIIVGNETVTFSNVSTITMPASSKTTFPLTPQMSTNASFGSNPATSVTVVDGTRSLTFPSPSKQTAVTLEGQTTTTQVPSRPPNNTAVLSPLPATKNNTMTPVMVAIGNSTFTFSPGIQKTIVTIRGHTVTLDPEQSPTISSSSRAPSATAMTRRRGTAPAISLEPTLSNSRSTTLVRANPTVTNVNVSFEPSSATGRATGTDRSSSSSRETTVTSHTAKPEIEEETTARTKSPSRLPLPTGTMAETEDSPMPTLVRWPPEAMITPVETEVKKPQLSEDDNDSAVIPCKLWFFSACLRFDNINILGWKITFPPGIYPPGPPPIQNLKFPPPIGFQGDLPPWPKFTVGSDRIPTFPPEPEPTKCETRTASLCSTSTSFVVSTVRGALQTISSQVLPPTCAEVRGCIVEDFTKIASLTTTQGCRTGTATDVVITCSGSETSACATQTKIPRTGCSVTATTTTVSCTPAPPGKGRRHTGGEVCAPEELYIVWPRDGTDVAETSAIYSEMKKLLKDEGKIRASDTKTMGINFWRVFSEPGQIQKIREIPNVVGVHRECTSDCADPLDNVQSKWRYQDNYLEIELEGSILGRQQMVYLSQNKLPEQRFHNHYFFDVEAGRDIPVFIVDTGAQLDHQEFTEGDNIASKTEFVFVEKDYDGQYHRDDAGVPLNGVCEPGYCNPHGTGMLGMIAGANLGVAKKVKPWVVRVPRKNKRGGGFTPQHFLEGVARVNDMILGDSKTTRAILSLSWSYDSEKFIKGSDASTDDFETWRVRFHGILRTLIQKGVFVVTGSGNNYIVNGWPALFGAEPSTLKPELQANWLHVPELLVVGAVDVFTGERWWKSAIDVDKGLPHIYAPGKHVLGTQGNKGEWRRDFEGTYKVEVGTSVATAYAAGLAAYFLRLHQVGRLGPDAKGNDPDMSPAGLKRYIINNGWSRYHEKYVGDIVGIWNGAAIPRLKEQGYCRYRPKDARDPFKLRRRGSDSQLTDLCLPGTSKTQSIGQSINTSTSSPTNKSTAKPTDTRKNKSIGTAIAKSTAKSTSKSTIKPTGEQAGKSTRSTSSRHTTSAKPTNFVCTEETADQCSPGIICNAPRLNGCIDGECVCILPDPPPTTSRTTTLTSKAKSPKPTVEKKPKEPLALGERHCHNKSLFDGDSEIKERYVARFSFLLCKHCYDDDVAFHPGKKPITFNTRANGAPYFVSISWKDGCEMTIDRVKVFRPLQETSIVAANRNVNCFELLYNNWRKCTGNKGRGGYIDVGCVRYELAAKDKS
- a CDS encoding uncharacterized protein (EggNog:ENOG410PSP8~COG:S~BUSCO:17088at33183) codes for the protein MPYLTTSQDFLKQSSLLLEAYPHTTRITTKYSYPKPSHKSKPTTATATTSTTSSSQPVSKPATLTLKTYNPYNGICLKYRTTKAAEVSRLIAGLGRLASGAPIADPASSTPSAPPAQQGQSHAVSGVSGGDADMLDVSVVAGGVAGTGNVTSSATKGNGGGGGKKKKGGKGKR